In Thunnus thynnus chromosome 17, fThuThy2.1, whole genome shotgun sequence, the genomic window CCTTGCTGGAAAATCCCCAACTCTATTGTTCCAGGCCTATGACTTTAACTGAATTGCTTATTAATtcatatgaatcatttttaattggttaacctatccatccattcatccattgtttttttgctgcttaTCCACGTCCAGGTCATGATTAATGAGTAATTGGTCGTATTATTGGGAATGATTGTTATATACTGCCAGAAAgtaatgacaaaaatgtgaaactaatttaaataaattaactttttttcacattgcGCTTGGTAAATAATTGTAGCTCTTATCATTGCAAATGGTTTGTATTGATATCATTTATACTTTGACTGTGAAAGTATTAAATTGCATTCTATGTGTtattaaaatgtccttaaaagtcttaaatttaactTGTTGAAGCCTGCAGAGACcctgtatttatatagcacattttattACAGGTATGTGCCCTGGATGTATAATGCAAATACCTGCCCACTGTGCTCTGTCAATTTCATCATTCTGCTTTACACTAAATGTGTTTCTGGTTGTCTTTCATGAGCCAGGCTGTGTCCGGTTGTGTAAATGCCATGTTAGAGGCCATAGTGCTGAGCGGAAGCCTAGTGAAGAGCCAGCAGATAGGAGAAGCTGAACTGACCCCAAAGGAGTGCAGAGAGGAGCTACTACATCAATTCAGGAGCAGACCACTGGTGTTCCTGGAGAGGTACCATGTATGTGTACACAGCtctatgtgtgaatgtgtcccACACATCCTTATTATAAAGGCTGGtacaattattaaattaaaagtataaaacaacCACCTTTGGATACTTGTGTATTGCTAAGTATGAATAGGCAGTGAAGTTTAATGTATCAGAGGCGTTATGTACAGTGAAGCGTATGTGCTGCCCTATCTGACTCTATCAGAGATTCTCAGATGACTGGGAACTGGGACTGGTTCttcaaaatacacttaaaaaatGTTCTTATAGGACTTGGCTTCATGCTCGCCTGTTAAACAGTTGCTTGGATTTTTAATAACCTTCCTAGAATACGTTGTAACTTATTGCATTCAGCAGGTGGAGAGAGCTATAATGACAGTTACTGGGTTCAGTAAGTCTTAAGAAAGTCTTTCCGACTTTGTTGGTTTTAGAAAATACTTAATATAAGTGCAGCACCACAGTCAACCTGACATGTAAGAATTACTACATCATTTGGCAAAGGGATTTAACATGCTAAAAACATATGTGTTTCAAAAAAAGGTTACTGtgttaacttgttttttttgtgttatctACTCTTCCCCCATTTCCAGGCCTGCCTGAAGCCTCAGCATCTGTCAGCATTTACCCACGTCAGCTCAGACCCACGTGCCCAGCACTACAGCAAAGTGATACAGAGACGAGCTGCAGGATGCACCAACAGGACCAGGGTCCGAAACCAGCGCTACGCTGCCCTCAGGGCCCTGGAGAAGGGTAGGGGCTTTGATTGTCAACAGTGTCAAAAATACAGatggatgacaaattaaaggaaaagccaacataaagtgtctttgTAAAGTTTTAGGCCACTatgtgctgccagaacagcttcagtgcaccttggcattgattctacaagtatctggaactcttctggagagATGAAcacaaaagatattccctcatttggtgttttgatgatgatggtggagagcgctgtcttacacattggtccaaaatctcccataagtgttcagttgggttgagatctggtgactgtgaaggccatagcatatgattcacatcatttttatacgcatcaaaccattcagtgaccccttgtgccctatGGATGGAGGCATTGTCATcgtggaagagaccactcccatcaggatagaaatgtttcatcataggataaaggtgatcactcaggaCAActctgtattgatttgcagtgacccttgaTTTgcaggggacaagtggacccaaaccatgccagcaaaatgccccccacagcataacagagccaccagatcccctcactgtaggggtcaagcagtCAGACCTGTACatctttttcctttaatttgtcatccatctgtatatatatatatatatatatttatataggtACATATCTCCTGACACTACAGTAAAATaaaggtgaatggaattttgtttATGTCGctcaaagcattaaaaaaaacaacatttaaaagtctcATCAGCAAGGGGACAGTCAAAATTTACCCACTGTTTCCACAAAAGAAATAAGAATTCATTTGAATGTGGCTGCAGTGAAGTGTTGACTCAAGACCTTTGCCTGTGTAACTCAGTTCATCACCACACCAATCACTGGTGGTCCTGTAGTATGTACTCTATACCTGATGAAATACATGAattgcatgttgtttttttctgctcacCTTGTCATCTCTCTGTTCTTTTGCGCCACCTCCTTTCCTAGAGGGTCAATATTTCAGTGAGGAACAGATGCGGATGAGGGAGCCGCTGCTGTACGAACAGTATATTGGCCAGTACCTGACTGATGAGGAGGTGAGAAGAGAACATGCAGTGCCAGTGTTGTCATACACAAAGGATTTGCATTTGATTCCATTCATAACTTACAGCTGAGTTTAGATGGTTTTAAACTCCATTTCTGAATGATTTCATTCGTGTTTCAGGTGCTAGAGCGCTCCCAGGAGGCCATGTTGGACGGTGCACAGGGGGGACCAGGAGCACCCGGGGGAAGCACAGGAGGGCTCGCCCACCTCCTCCTCAACTCCTACCAGGAGCGTCTCATCCAGAATCGCctgcaggaggagcaggagagagaggatggtgcacaggaagaggaggaggatgaggaagatgaaggtGAAGTTATAAGATATAAGACAGGAAATGcacaaaacaccaaatgtaCATGAGTGTGAAAACAGTGTGCTTGTggatttcttttctgtgttgctcaggtggagagacaaagaagaaaagtgGCTGTTTTActctcactgtttctctctctgctctgttcatcagcatgtttctctctgtgttccCACTGCAGATAACGGAGTCCAGGAGAAGGCGTGGGAGCCGACATCTGAGGAGAAGGCTCTACTCAGGGAGGAGTTCATCAGTCAGATGCACCAACGCTTCCTTGATGGCAAAGACAAAGATTTCAACTACAGGTCAGCCACACCACCACTGACACTGACTGGGCATTCAGTCTGAGTAAAGGCTGCATTAGAGTTCAGCAGACATTGGTCAGGGTACAAGACAGTTTAGATCTGGCTCTGGCAGATAAAACCATTCCCCCTAAGTATcactacaaaaatatatatcttcTGAAGCCTGATTGAGATATTTGGGATTTCTTCcatattttatgaaaaatgcaacataaaaatatttggCGACATCAGTAAATTACGACTGAGTGAGCAGTCTCGTTGGAAATGTTATTCTTGTTacaataaacatgattttggtgttgaatttatatattaaagagcttttaaatacaaataaaagcGTGTTTTTTCAGATGGTGTAATGTCACCATGTACAGTAGCTTCATTTATAGCTGTAGTAAAGCAGCAACATCCTAGCTAACTACTAGTGAACTAATGATAGTGTTAAAGTTATCTTCAAATAGTTACTGGCAAAGTCTTCAATtgaaatttggggaaaaaaatcatatgcTCTGGTTTATACTTTTGCTGGTTTTACTTGGGGCTTCAAATTTTAGTTCACTGTGAGATAAATGACGTGTATGTTTGTGCAAACACAGGATCCTGTGTTTGCACAAACATATGTCACCGAACCTTTTGATAAGCTGCTTTGAGAAAATTTAACATTGCTTTtgtgtaaactgtgtgtgtgtgtgtcttttataGTGAGGTGGATGAGAACCCCGACTACGACAACTTGGACATAGTCAGTAGAGATGCAGAGGAAAAATACTTTGATGAAGAcgatgaggaagaagaagaggaagaaaacatgacagAATAGTAGCTGTACTAACAGTAACAACTGTTTTACAGTCTCTGATCTGAGTGAACTGTGaatacaaatgtacaaaataaggttgtgttttcttttttatgttacaCCTGAATGCTTAACAGCTGGTAATAAACATTGTTTTGCAATTTGTATGACTACAATCTTTTTCCAAACTCAGAGAAACTGAACAGCCTCTTTATTCTGccttttataataaaatgacacaatgcAGCTCAAAACCTCAGAAATTCAACAGCAGTACACAGAAAATACTGTGTACTGAGGAAGTGAATCAGCTTCATCatttgaaatgttcatttttatgagATGTACCAAGTCATGTTTTTTAGTGTATGTACTaaaatatatgtgaaatatatgtaaaaataacattcaAGTTGATTTCTGAGTATCAAAATTATGccctatataaataaaacacatttgcttTTACTATTTACAGTACCATTAGAAGCTGGATGTCAAGGATGTCATCACCTGACAAGAGGAAATAAAGTTTGGGCTGACGTATACACTGATCTTTAGTTTTTAGGTTAATGTGTAAGATTTTAAATGAtccattttctctttaaaaactacaaactgtaGTAAGAAATTACAAGAGTTAGTACAGTACAAAGATATTCCAAAAGATTTCAATACCTCAAATGGTTACTGTggaaatttagatttttttcagaTAAAAGTTTGATCTTGTCTGAATCTTTTCAGTGGCATTCCTGACTATGGATTGAGCAAATTTGTTAAAGTTCATTATACATCACACAGTGTATCACGTCATACAGAATGGATCTAATTTTCCAGTGGGCCTATAATCAAAAATGCAGTTGATGAC contains:
- the ccdc97 gene encoding coiled-coil domain-containing protein 97 — encoded protein: MWGEIETRKTQPSLYERDDQSRLPEEPVTQSQSRRCRLDSPADTGQLQDTQAVSGCVNAMLEAIVLSGSLVKSQQIGEAELTPKECREELLHQFRSRPLVFLERYHACLKPQHLSAFTHVSSDPRAQHYSKVIQRRAAGCTNRTRVRNQRYAALRALEKEGQYFSEEQMRMREPLLYEQYIGQYLTDEEVLERSQEAMLDGAQGGPGAPGGSTGGLAHLLLNSYQERLIQNRLQEEQEREDGAQEEEEDEEDEDNGVQEKAWEPTSEEKALLREEFISQMHQRFLDGKDKDFNYSEVDENPDYDNLDIVSRDAEEKYFDEDDEEEEEEENMTE